The following coding sequences lie in one Deltaproteobacteria bacterium genomic window:
- a CDS encoding redoxin domain-containing protein, translating to MRTIQDELASRHATLVGLSADEAPESKAFAATHHVPFPLLQDTAAEVAARYGVRMASQEIAIPSIFVIAPDGRITWRHVGEYVPDRPAPEAVLEALDGVAAPSGGWQPRARRRNQPKSGPAE from the coding sequence CTGCGCACCATCCAAGACGAGCTCGCGTCACGGCACGCCACGCTGGTGGGCCTCAGCGCCGACGAGGCTCCCGAGTCGAAGGCATTCGCGGCCACGCACCACGTGCCGTTCCCGCTGCTGCAGGACACCGCGGCCGAGGTCGCCGCACGCTACGGCGTGCGCATGGCCAGTCAGGAGATCGCGATCCCATCGATCTTCGTGATCGCCCCCGACGGCCGCATCACGTGGCGTCACGTCGGCGAGTACGTGCCCGATCGGCCGGCGCCCGAGGCGGTGCTCGAGGCGCTCGACGGCGTCGCCGCGCCCTCGGGTGGCTGGCAGCCGCGCGCACGCCGGCGCAACCAACCCAAGTCCGGGCCTGCGGAATAG
- a CDS encoding redoxin domain-containing protein produces the protein MGAMTRRLWLVATLCMLACRLRADAEQPREVAPEFTLPDADGNPVSLAQLRSRGPVVLVFYRGWW, from the coding sequence ATGGGCGCAATGACTCGACGGCTCTGGCTCGTGGCCACGCTCTGCATGCTCGCCTGTCGACTGCGCGCCGATGCCGAGCAGCCCCGCGAGGTCGCGCCCGAGTTCACGCTGCCGGACGCCGACGGCAACCCCGTGAGCCTCGCGCAGCTGCGCAGCCGCGGCCCGGTGGTGCTGGTGTTCTATCGCGGCTGGTGGTGA
- a CDS encoding S9 family peptidase, which yields MRSLVASVSLLVLGCAPPNKATPYPKTEVPDAGGTATPEPEPDTAPQASGVVHYFDREVDLEPFLVGFPYGRFRPSLKTKALFYFALGDAYTLKMLPLAQPGARWDLAVGKTISDVDWSKRSLWSIHHHAQSNSLWLHADASNDEKMNLWRLSLDDGKLEQVTDHDYVYGLGFSEDGTLLAYLPRSGTKAPFRSCLRVREVASGNEREILCDDAALTFTWSDLHFSPDNKEVYFNAQTKGDRNREQLVRVALDAAKPKLQLVTNARARRSHLEVLDGWVGDELVYVANDDGFANLYAWSRKTRRTRALSKFTEDISSAELTARGVVAVHRTPAGSTLAVIDPVGGKTLSEQRLPGSADVIDGFGDRALVTQESPDILLEGVELGLDAIASGKPPGATVVVAPDDALQRKVVACKAERVSIPTFDVDPKTRKPRELHAFLLTPRTPLADAGQRLAMITSFYGGDNAYSEFDQIMCAAGLTVLSPSVRGSSGFGRDFAALNDRDLGGDEIVDLFHVARWLEQRTGLDARHIGVYGGSHGGYATMRALTFPPATNGRNEFYAFGFGLAHAGFSDIESFHDKCNIPDWVVLESGDPKVPADRTRMHDRSPLTHVERLRMPILLTHGSNDWRVPVQESRQFADKAKALDLPVYYVEFEGQGHRIEGLALQKQLFQTRFDFLMAVVKAAAKDAAGAGADAASEPAAKP from the coding sequence ATGCGCTCGCTCGTCGCCTCCGTCTCGCTGCTCGTGCTCGGCTGTGCGCCCCCGAACAAGGCCACGCCCTATCCGAAGACCGAGGTGCCGGACGCGGGCGGGACCGCGACCCCCGAGCCCGAGCCCGACACCGCGCCGCAGGCGTCCGGCGTCGTGCACTACTTCGATCGCGAGGTCGATCTCGAGCCGTTCCTGGTCGGCTTCCCCTACGGTCGCTTCCGTCCGAGCCTGAAGACCAAGGCGCTCTTCTACTTCGCGCTTGGCGACGCCTACACGCTGAAGATGCTGCCGCTCGCGCAGCCCGGCGCGCGCTGGGACCTCGCGGTCGGCAAGACCATCAGCGACGTCGACTGGTCCAAGCGCAGCCTGTGGTCGATCCATCACCACGCCCAGAGCAACAGCCTGTGGCTGCATGCGGATGCATCGAACGACGAGAAGATGAACCTGTGGCGGCTGTCGCTCGACGACGGCAAGCTCGAGCAGGTCACCGACCATGACTACGTCTACGGCCTCGGCTTCAGCGAGGACGGCACGCTCCTGGCGTACCTGCCCCGCAGCGGCACCAAGGCACCGTTTCGCAGCTGCTTGCGGGTGCGCGAGGTCGCCAGCGGCAACGAGCGCGAGATCCTCTGCGACGACGCGGCGCTGACCTTCACGTGGAGCGACCTGCACTTCTCGCCCGACAACAAAGAGGTCTACTTCAACGCGCAGACCAAGGGCGATCGCAACCGCGAGCAGCTCGTCCGCGTGGCGCTCGACGCCGCCAAGCCGAAGCTGCAGCTGGTGACCAACGCCCGCGCGCGGCGCAGCCACCTCGAGGTGCTCGATGGCTGGGTCGGTGACGAGCTGGTCTACGTCGCCAACGACGACGGCTTCGCCAACCTCTACGCGTGGTCGCGCAAGACCCGACGCACGCGCGCGCTGTCCAAGTTCACCGAGGACATCAGCTCGGCCGAGCTGACGGCGCGCGGCGTGGTCGCGGTGCACCGCACGCCCGCGGGATCGACACTCGCGGTCATCGATCCCGTGGGCGGCAAGACCCTCTCGGAGCAGCGTCTGCCGGGCTCGGCCGATGTCATCGATGGCTTCGGTGATCGGGCTCTCGTGACGCAGGAGTCGCCCGACATCTTGCTCGAGGGTGTCGAGCTCGGGCTCGACGCGATCGCGAGCGGCAAGCCCCCGGGTGCCACCGTGGTGGTCGCGCCCGACGACGCGCTGCAGCGCAAGGTCGTCGCGTGCAAGGCCGAGCGGGTGTCGATCCCGACCTTCGACGTCGACCCCAAGACCCGCAAGCCCCGCGAGCTGCACGCGTTCCTGCTGACCCCGCGTACGCCGCTGGCGGATGCCGGCCAGCGCCTGGCGATGATCACGTCGTTCTACGGCGGTGACAATGCGTACAGCGAGTTCGATCAGATCATGTGCGCGGCGGGGTTGACGGTGTTGTCGCCCAGCGTGCGCGGCAGCTCGGGCTTCGGTCGCGACTTCGCGGCGCTCAACGATCGCGATCTGGGCGGCGACGAGATCGTCGATCTGTTCCACGTCGCGCGCTGGCTCGAGCAGCGCACCGGCCTCGATGCGCGCCACATCGGCGTGTACGGCGGCAGCCACGGCGGCTACGCGACCATGCGCGCGCTGACCTTCCCGCCGGCGACCAACGGCCGCAACGAGTTCTATGCGTTCGGCTTCGGGCTGGCGCACGCGGGCTTCTCCGACATCGAGAGTTTCCACGACAAGTGCAACATCCCCGACTGGGTCGTGCTCGAGAGTGGCGATCCCAAGGTGCCCGCCGATCGCACGCGCATGCACGACCGCAGCCCGCTGACCCACGTCGAGCGTCTGCGCATGCCGATCCTGCTCACCCACGGCAGCAACGACTGGCGCGTGCCGGTGCAGGAGAGCCGGCAGTTCGCCGACAAGGCCAAGGCGCTCGACCTGCCGGTCTACTACGTCGAGTTCGAAGGCCAAGGCCATCGCATCGAGGGCCTCGCGCTGCAGAAGCAGCTGTTCCAGACCCGCTTCGACTTCCTCATGGCGGTCGTCAAGGCCGCCGCAAAGGACGCTGCGGGCGCGGGCGCAGATGCGGCGAGTGAGCCTGCGGCGAAGCCGTAG
- a CDS encoding HTTM domain-containing protein, with protein MLGTIIALLDDKDVDVSAHLGQATSLSLAAIALVIAFFVVRPELWKRMLFDRLDPRPAAVMRIAFGLVVLWTFSDLARDARFLFTDEGMWLTKMARKNYGGKMTTLWDPEHGFQHWWDIFPAIWGKFTILHVRSDPQFVYGLYALMLLSITTMTLGIWTRTSTVLSWILVEQIYRYSPLFYTGGDTVVRVFLFLGMFCRWGEAYSIDAWRRHRKLILGGASELPALRRIPAWPQRLMMLQLAIIYSATGLLKSGGTWIDGTALYFSLCLDHFYRFPQQIYVATFMQFIGVLPVVTVFVRFWELLFPMVLVGMAVNCFERERRDGSWPSAPAWRRWSSYALITAAFACGAPIAGWGAYYYIPPQYFPVVPHEAFPVFFGAASALVCVLCVAVYFTVRNRPIASKVVFHWLLGRRTWLIWGFLMHIGIDLGMNVGTFAEVMMAAYFAWPSGDEVGRAFRYVMSRPASPGEHGRPRRKRRWAAALLAPIDRLRWRKPGRAYVVHHNPDETSVRHAALLRLWDLGERLQFVADEGVSSRKLEIEIEGERGRYVGAAAGSMLLRIFPGLWWLRPVRRIPVLGTAAGALAVVILRQRP; from the coding sequence ATGCTCGGCACGATCATCGCCCTGCTCGACGACAAGGACGTCGACGTCAGCGCCCACCTCGGCCAGGCGACCTCGCTGTCGCTGGCCGCGATCGCGCTCGTCATCGCATTCTTCGTGGTGCGCCCCGAGCTGTGGAAGCGCATGTTGTTCGACCGGCTCGATCCGCGGCCGGCCGCCGTCATGCGCATCGCCTTCGGCTTGGTGGTGCTGTGGACCTTCTCCGATCTGGCCCGTGATGCCCGCTTCTTGTTCACGGACGAGGGCATGTGGCTGACCAAGATGGCCCGCAAGAACTACGGCGGGAAGATGACCACGCTGTGGGATCCCGAGCACGGGTTCCAGCACTGGTGGGACATCTTCCCGGCGATCTGGGGGAAGTTCACGATCCTCCACGTCCGCTCCGATCCGCAGTTCGTCTACGGCCTCTACGCCCTGATGCTGCTGTCGATCACGACCATGACGCTGGGCATCTGGACCCGCACGAGCACCGTGTTGTCGTGGATCCTGGTCGAGCAGATCTATCGCTACAGTCCGCTCTTCTACACCGGCGGCGACACCGTGGTGCGGGTGTTCCTGTTCCTCGGCATGTTCTGCCGGTGGGGCGAGGCCTACTCGATCGACGCGTGGCGTCGGCATCGCAAGCTGATCCTGGGCGGCGCGAGCGAGCTGCCCGCGCTGCGACGGATCCCGGCGTGGCCGCAGCGCCTGATGATGCTGCAGCTGGCGATCATCTACAGCGCGACCGGCCTGCTCAAGAGCGGCGGCACGTGGATCGACGGCACCGCGCTCTACTTCTCGCTGTGCCTCGACCACTTCTATCGCTTCCCCCAGCAGATCTACGTCGCGACGTTCATGCAGTTCATCGGCGTGCTGCCGGTGGTGACGGTGTTCGTGCGCTTCTGGGAGCTGCTGTTCCCGATGGTGCTCGTGGGCATGGCGGTCAACTGCTTCGAGCGCGAGCGGCGTGACGGCAGCTGGCCGAGCGCACCCGCGTGGCGTCGGTGGAGTTCGTATGCGCTGATCACCGCGGCGTTTGCCTGCGGCGCACCGATCGCGGGCTGGGGCGCCTACTACTACATCCCGCCGCAGTACTTCCCGGTGGTGCCCCATGAGGCGTTCCCGGTGTTCTTCGGCGCGGCGTCGGCACTCGTCTGTGTGCTGTGCGTGGCGGTCTACTTCACCGTTCGCAACCGACCGATCGCCTCGAAGGTGGTCTTCCACTGGTTGTTGGGGCGACGCACGTGGCTCATCTGGGGCTTCTTGATGCACATCGGCATCGACCTCGGCATGAACGTCGGCACCTTCGCCGAGGTCATGATGGCGGCCTACTTCGCGTGGCCGTCGGGCGACGAGGTCGGTCGCGCGTTCCGCTACGTGATGTCGCGGCCGGCGTCGCCCGGTGAGCACGGACGCCCCCGTCGCAAGCGACGCTGGGCCGCAGCCCTGCTGGCGCCCATCGATCGCCTGCGTTGGCGCAAGCCTGGCCGCGCGTACGTCGTCCACCACAACCCCGACGAGACCAGCGTGCGGCATGCCGCGCTGCTGCGGCTGTGGGACCTCGGCGAGCGGCTGCAGTTCGTCGCCGACGAGGGCGTGTCATCCCGCAAGCTCGAGATCGAGATCGAGGGCGAGCGCGGGCGGTACGTCGGCGCGGCCGCCGGGTCGATGCTGCTGCGCATCTTCCCCGGGCTGTGGTGGCTCCGGCCGGTGCGCCGCATCCCGGTGTTGGGCACCGCCGCCGGTGCGCTCGCGGTCGTGATACTCCGGCAGCGGCCGTGA
- a CDS encoding FAD-dependent monooxygenase, which yields MSDRSAVDLQVHPDALLDAAVLRREAARAAKLRESEVREVVVLRKAIDARHGKVRLQLRVAIVCHGDPPRAVELDSPALPNVHGEPEVIIVGAGPAGMFCAWALTRLGIASVVLERGKPVRARRHDLAALTQRGVVDPDSNYCFGEGGAGTFSDGKLYTRADKRGEVAAILRALVRWGAPPEIVVDARPHIGTNRLPAVIGAMRAELEDAGVRFCFEHRAAALRQRGGAVVGLTLGDGTALDARAVVLAPGHSARDVQQFCAEAGVVLEFKPFALGVRVEHPQPLIDRLQYGALAGHPALGSASYRLVERAGAVGVFSFCMCPGGFIVPAATAPGEQVVNGWSPSSRRGRYANSGFVVEVGAETLVAHGLSPADPLAGVELQRRLEQRAFVAGGGGFVAPAQRIDDFVAKRASRELPRCSYPRGVVPVELDAVLGELARPLREAMARVGSRMRGFAGGEGIAVALESRTSCPVRIVRDAEGQSPRHRGLYPCAEGAGYAGGIMSAALDGVRTAVAIATQLGRDVTVLGNLV from the coding sequence GTGAGCGATCGTAGCGCCGTCGACCTGCAGGTGCACCCCGACGCATTGCTCGATGCGGCGGTGCTGCGCCGTGAGGCCGCACGGGCCGCGAAGCTGCGCGAGTCGGAGGTGCGCGAGGTGGTGGTGCTGCGCAAGGCCATCGACGCGCGCCACGGCAAGGTCCGGCTGCAGCTGCGGGTCGCAATCGTGTGCCACGGCGATCCGCCGCGGGCGGTCGAGCTCGACAGCCCCGCGCTGCCGAACGTCCACGGCGAGCCCGAAGTGATCATCGTGGGTGCGGGCCCGGCGGGCATGTTCTGCGCGTGGGCGCTGACTCGACTCGGCATTGCCTCGGTGGTGCTCGAGCGCGGCAAGCCGGTGCGGGCGCGCCGACACGATCTCGCAGCGTTGACGCAGCGCGGCGTCGTCGATCCCGACAGCAACTACTGCTTCGGCGAGGGTGGCGCGGGTACGTTCTCGGACGGCAAGCTGTACACGCGGGCCGACAAGCGCGGTGAGGTCGCGGCGATCCTGCGCGCGCTGGTGCGCTGGGGCGCGCCGCCGGAGATCGTCGTCGACGCGCGGCCGCACATCGGCACCAACCGCTTGCCGGCGGTCATCGGCGCGATGCGGGCCGAGCTCGAGGACGCGGGGGTTCGCTTCTGCTTCGAGCACCGCGCGGCGGCGCTGCGGCAGCGCGGCGGTGCGGTCGTCGGCCTCACGCTTGGTGATGGCACTGCCCTCGATGCGCGCGCGGTGGTGTTGGCGCCCGGTCACTCGGCGCGCGATGTCCAGCAGTTCTGCGCCGAAGCCGGCGTCGTGCTCGAGTTCAAGCCGTTCGCGCTCGGTGTGCGCGTCGAGCATCCCCAGCCGCTCATCGATCGCCTGCAGTACGGGGCATTGGCGGGTCATCCCGCGCTCGGGTCGGCGTCGTACCGCTTGGTCGAGCGCGCTGGTGCCGTGGGCGTGTTCTCGTTCTGCATGTGTCCCGGCGGCTTCATCGTGCCGGCCGCGACCGCGCCGGGCGAGCAGGTCGTCAATGGCTGGAGTCCATCGTCGCGTCGCGGCCGCTACGCCAACAGCGGCTTCGTGGTCGAGGTCGGTGCGGAGACCCTCGTCGCGCACGGACTCTCGCCGGCGGATCCGCTGGCGGGCGTGGAGCTGCAGCGTCGACTCGAGCAGCGCGCGTTCGTGGCCGGCGGCGGCGGCTTCGTGGCGCCGGCGCAGCGCATCGACGACTTCGTGGCCAAGCGGGCATCCCGCGAGCTGCCCCGCTGCAGCTACCCACGCGGGGTCGTGCCGGTCGAGCTCGACGCGGTGCTCGGCGAGCTCGCTCGGCCGCTGCGCGAGGCGATGGCGCGGGTGGGCTCGCGCATGCGCGGCTTCGCCGGCGGCGAGGGCATCGCGGTCGCACTCGAGAGCCGCACCAGCTGCCCGGTTCGCATCGTGCGCGATGCCGAGGGCCAGTCGCCCCGGCATCGCGGCCTGTATCCCTGCGCCGAGGGGGCCGGCTACGCCGGCGGCATCATGAGCGCGGCGCTCGATGGCGTGCGCACGGCGGTCGCCATCGCGACCCAGCTGGGTCGCGATGTGACGGTGCTCGGCAACCTCGTGTAG
- a CDS encoding carbonic anhydrase, which produces MLGSRRIPPADDGSKVEVPSAADDGRAWVSSDEFYQRLFENNRDWVRRKLEVGDDYFERLAQGQAPEVLYIGCSDSRVTAEELMGAEPGQVFVHRNIANVVSNSDLNVLSVIEFAVSHLGVKHIIVCGHYECGGVRAAMQPRDLGLLNPWLRNIRDVYRMHHDELSAISDESARYRRLIELNVEEQCVNVIKTAAVQRTYLARGYPIVHGCVVDLATGLLKDLDIDFDAKLERIRHVYDLGAS; this is translated from the coding sequence ATGCTTGGCTCGCGACGCATCCCGCCGGCTGACGACGGCAGCAAAGTTGAAGTACCCTCGGCGGCCGATGACGGGAGAGCTTGGGTGAGCAGCGACGAATTCTACCAACGGCTGTTCGAGAACAACCGCGACTGGGTGCGACGCAAGCTCGAGGTCGGCGACGACTACTTCGAGCGGCTTGCGCAGGGACAGGCCCCCGAGGTGCTGTACATCGGCTGTTCCGACAGCCGCGTGACCGCCGAGGAGCTGATGGGCGCCGAGCCGGGGCAGGTGTTCGTCCACCGCAACATCGCCAACGTGGTGTCCAACAGCGACTTGAACGTGCTGAGCGTCATCGAGTTCGCCGTGAGCCACCTCGGCGTCAAGCACATCATCGTCTGCGGTCACTACGAGTGCGGCGGCGTGCGGGCGGCGATGCAGCCGCGTGACCTCGGCCTGCTGAACCCCTGGCTCCGCAACATCCGCGACGTCTACCGCATGCACCACGACGAGCTGTCGGCAATCTCCGACGAGAGCGCGCGCTACCGTCGGCTCATCGAGCTCAACGTCGAAGAGCAGTGCGTCAACGTCATCAAGACCGCGGCGGTGCAGCGCACGTACCTCGCCAGGGGCTACCCGATCGTCCACGGCTGCGTGGTCGACCTCGCGACCGGCTTGCTCAAGGACCTCGACATCGATTTCGACGCCAAGCTGGAGCGCATCCGGCACGTGTACGATCTCGGCGCGAGCTGA
- a CDS encoding tetratricopeptide repeat protein → MSAASPSAHAGCPSEEQLGEFLAGDASDEVREQVEQHIDRCARCAQTVALFGGAFSDRPAKASAPSPSLLHSENATQTQRDGDEPSVGREPPRIGSRFADRYEIRACVGFGAGGTVYAAYDPELDRRIALKLLRVAGGRREAKRWNREAKIMARVVHPNVVAVHDVGERDGQVFIAAEFVDGSTLDAWRRTQARSWREILDAYVAAGRGLAAIHACGLVHRDFKPHNVLVGRDGRVCVTDFGLAQLQDDRGHDESGQIDVTAPMPAAAPWQTHASLTRTGTVVGTPAYMAPEQWRGEIVDARADQFAFAVALFEALFDQRPWAGRTPAELAAAVAEAKVTIPTGREVPRWLTRALMPALAREADARYADMNALLEALVETPRRARHRISVGAVAIGIGAVAAGGWALGRTNAVRHCDGDGGIEQAWGDPGRAALREHWAALPADVFDATAGRVDDWITRWYAAREPLCRGETIDATTGTLQLRCFDRRASELSAALAVARELPPDDALELDLLAGVEDPESCNDGARLAAIAPVYGSVASHVLALQLGPELDRCEALRYAGRHDEALALALAVLARAEIDGDHAVRAPALLELGRVWSQRKEAKLAEDALRKAVWAAEASGHVEAAADAWAELVNVLGVIDERPEPALEASERADAALFRLHDPSRDLSLRSHRAVVESVRGRYEIAFALQRDVLAHAEEMLGDKAARQMPRIHLNIAAVVSHLGRFDEAVEHARIGIALQEQLYPWPHGTTAEMYNSLGAIEIQRGNLDAGREALEHARAIAVARLPEDNPTIITIDSNLAGVALQQGRLDDAIAAYQHTLAMYRSRYGDTHPDVALAMHNLAHVLDQKGQRDDAITLYRQALALRLEVSGDSHPGTANTMHNLGHLLIQTGDPGQLEEGIALLEKALLLREQAHVDPWRRASTGWALTKAYDAHHEPERARAAAERARSLLGETPAAQHRDFAAKLDAWLATHPAG, encoded by the coding sequence ATGTCGGCCGCCTCTCCAAGCGCCCACGCGGGCTGCCCGAGCGAAGAACAGCTGGGCGAGTTCCTCGCCGGGGACGCGAGCGACGAGGTGCGGGAGCAGGTCGAGCAGCACATCGATCGCTGCGCCCGCTGTGCGCAGACGGTGGCGTTGTTCGGCGGTGCGTTCAGCGACCGCCCAGCCAAGGCCTCGGCACCGTCGCCCTCGCTGCTGCACTCGGAGAACGCCACACAGACCCAGCGCGACGGTGACGAGCCCTCGGTCGGGCGCGAGCCCCCGCGCATCGGCTCGCGCTTCGCCGATCGCTACGAGATCCGCGCGTGCGTCGGCTTCGGTGCCGGCGGCACGGTCTACGCCGCCTACGATCCGGAGCTCGATCGACGCATCGCGCTCAAGCTCCTGCGTGTGGCCGGCGGCCGCCGCGAGGCCAAGCGCTGGAATCGTGAGGCCAAGATCATGGCCCGCGTGGTCCACCCCAACGTCGTCGCGGTGCACGACGTCGGCGAGCGCGACGGCCAGGTCTTCATCGCCGCGGAGTTCGTCGATGGCAGCACGCTCGACGCCTGGCGGCGCACGCAAGCTCGCAGCTGGCGCGAGATCCTCGACGCGTACGTCGCCGCCGGCCGCGGGCTGGCGGCGATCCACGCCTGTGGCCTCGTCCATCGCGACTTCAAGCCCCACAACGTGTTGGTCGGCCGTGACGGTCGCGTGTGCGTGACCGACTTCGGCCTCGCGCAGCTGCAGGACGACCGCGGCCACGACGAGTCGGGGCAGATCGACGTCACCGCACCGATGCCCGCGGCGGCGCCCTGGCAAACCCACGCCTCGCTGACGCGCACCGGCACGGTGGTCGGGACGCCCGCGTACATGGCCCCCGAGCAGTGGCGCGGCGAGATCGTCGACGCGCGGGCCGATCAGTTCGCGTTCGCGGTCGCGTTGTTCGAGGCGTTGTTCGACCAACGACCGTGGGCCGGCCGGACCCCGGCCGAGCTCGCCGCAGCGGTCGCGGAAGCGAAGGTCACGATCCCCACCGGTCGCGAGGTGCCCCGCTGGCTCACCCGCGCGCTGATGCCCGCGCTCGCGCGCGAGGCCGACGCGCGCTACGCCGACATGAACGCGCTGCTCGAGGCGTTGGTCGAGACGCCGCGTCGCGCACGACATCGCATCTCGGTCGGCGCGGTCGCGATCGGCATCGGCGCGGTCGCGGCCGGCGGCTGGGCCCTGGGCCGCACCAACGCGGTGCGTCACTGCGACGGCGACGGCGGCATCGAGCAGGCCTGGGGTGACCCCGGTCGCGCCGCGCTGCGCGAGCACTGGGCAGCCCTGCCCGCCGACGTCTTCGATGCCACCGCCGGGCGCGTCGACGACTGGATCACGCGCTGGTACGCCGCCCGCGAGCCGCTGTGCCGCGGCGAGACCATCGACGCCACCACCGGCACGTTACAGCTGCGGTGCTTCGACCGCCGGGCATCGGAACTGAGCGCGGCGCTCGCGGTTGCGCGCGAGCTCCCGCCCGACGACGCGCTCGAGCTCGATCTGCTCGCCGGCGTCGAAGACCCCGAGAGCTGCAACGACGGCGCACGACTGGCCGCGATCGCACCGGTGTACGGCTCCGTGGCCTCGCACGTCCTCGCGCTACAGCTCGGCCCCGAGCTCGATCGCTGCGAAGCGCTGCGCTACGCCGGACGGCACGACGAGGCCCTCGCGCTCGCGCTGGCCGTGCTCGCGCGCGCGGAGATCGACGGCGATCATGCCGTGCGGGCGCCCGCGCTGCTCGAGCTGGGACGGGTGTGGTCGCAGCGCAAGGAGGCCAAGCTCGCCGAGGACGCACTGCGAAAGGCGGTGTGGGCGGCCGAGGCCAGCGGACATGTCGAGGCCGCCGCGGACGCGTGGGCCGAGCTCGTCAACGTGCTCGGGGTGATCGACGAGCGGCCCGAGCCCGCGCTCGAGGCCAGCGAGCGCGCGGACGCGGCGCTGTTCCGGCTGCACGATCCTTCGCGTGATCTCTCGCTGCGTTCGCATCGCGCGGTGGTCGAGAGCGTGCGCGGCCGCTACGAGATCGCATTCGCGTTGCAGCGCGACGTGCTCGCCCACGCCGAGGAGATGCTCGGCGACAAGGCGGCGCGTCAGATGCCGCGCATCCACCTCAACATCGCGGCGGTCGTCAGTCACCTCGGCCGCTTCGACGAGGCCGTCGAGCACGCGCGCATCGGCATCGCGCTGCAGGAGCAGCTGTATCCGTGGCCGCACGGCACCACCGCCGAGATGTACAACTCGCTGGGCGCGATCGAGATCCAGCGCGGCAACCTCGACGCCGGCCGCGAAGCCCTGGAGCACGCGCGAGCGATCGCGGTCGCGCGACTGCCCGAGGACAACCCCACGATCATCACGATCGACAGCAACCTCGCCGGCGTCGCGCTGCAACAGGGGCGCCTCGACGACGCGATCGCCGCCTACCAGCACACGCTCGCGATGTACCGCAGCCGCTACGGCGACACCCACCCGGACGTCGCGCTCGCGATGCACAACCTCGCGCACGTGTTGGACCAGAAGGGCCAACGTGACGACGCCATCACGCTGTACCGCCAGGCCTTGGCACTGCGCCTCGAGGTCAGCGGCGACAGCCACCCCGGCACTGCCAACACCATGCACAACCTCGGGCACCTGCTGATCCAGACCGGCGACCCTGGCCAGCTGGAAGAGGGCATCGCGCTGCTCGAGAAGGCACTGCTGCTGCGCGAGCAGGCCCACGTCGATCCCTGGCGTCGGGCCTCGACCGGCTGGGCGCTCACCAAGGCCTACGACGCGCACCACGAGCCCGAGCGCGCGCGCGCAGCGGCCGAGCGCGCGCGCTCGCTGCTCGGCGAGACACCTGCGGCGCAGCACCGTGACTTTGCCGCCAAGCTCGATGCTTGGCTCGCGACGCATCCCGCCGGCTGA
- a CDS encoding RNA polymerase sigma factor, with product MPRIHTEPQPIAHRRPAGDEVVALVESARAGRTDAWARLYQLFFEPVFRHVRYLAGERAAVEDLVQEVFARALVSLRDFDQRSSFSTWLHGIAVNVVRNHWRSQSSTQTAHDRLRAINTVREAAPVVDVDRAHLARERARVVYALLADMPEHLREAFVLRDLEGLAPAEAAAQLGISPGNLAVRATRARQRLRAELERLGWLTPMPEEGAS from the coding sequence GTGCCGCGCATCCACACCGAGCCCCAGCCCATTGCGCATCGTCGCCCCGCCGGCGACGAGGTGGTGGCGTTGGTCGAGTCGGCGCGGGCAGGTCGCACGGACGCGTGGGCGCGGCTGTACCAGCTCTTCTTCGAGCCAGTGTTCCGCCACGTCCGTTACCTCGCCGGCGAGCGGGCTGCGGTCGAGGACCTGGTGCAGGAGGTCTTCGCGCGCGCGTTGGTGTCGCTGCGGGACTTCGATCAACGTTCGTCGTTCTCGACGTGGCTGCACGGCATCGCGGTCAACGTCGTGCGCAACCACTGGCGGTCGCAGTCGAGCACGCAGACCGCCCACGATCGTCTGCGGGCGATCAATACCGTGCGCGAGGCGGCGCCGGTCGTCGATGTCGATCGCGCCCACCTCGCCCGCGAGCGAGCGCGCGTGGTCTATGCACTGCTCGCCGACATGCCCGAGCACCTGCGCGAAGCCTTCGTGCTGCGCGACCTCGAGGGGCTCGCGCCCGCCGAGGCCGCCGCACAGCTCGGCATCTCGCCCGGCAACCTCGCGGTGCGGGCCACTCGCGCGCGCCAGCGACTGCGCGCCGAGCTCGAGCGCCTCGGCTGGCTCACGCCGATGCCGGAGGAGGGCGCGTCATGA